CCTTATTAgggccctcgaggcccaaaacatacataagAAACAAGCCGAGACTAAATCAggaactcaaagaattttttgagaaatttcaaaatttttcctaagtGCAGGGGTCACCATTTTAAgctgaaaatgatgatgaatttCTCTAGAAACTCTAATTTCCCATTTATTTCATctaattttggcaaaatttacaattttgcccttatttcatcacatttccaaatttttttcttgttctcaGCCATTTCATGTGGTCTATTTGCCCTTTTAGTCCTCCTTTATCTACTATTtaggctatttaatcactttagcaagttttgcacattttgtcatttagtcatttttaattaattgactacagaagcgttaaaattttttaacgaaactttaatactaccttattgacactccataaatatttataaaaatatttacagctcggtTTATAAcaccgaggtcttgatacctctttttttcaatttcttgacctaataaatctttataaaacacaaattactaattaaaaaatctcttaaaaattatatttaactcttaaatattaaataatgaaatctaTGAGATTTCTTGCCGGATTTAGTGGCctcgaaccactgtttctgacattACTGAAAATTGGGCCATTGCAAGTTCAGAATTGGGTAATTAAccgaataataaaaattaataatataatataaaccaAATATATTAGATAAGTCCAATATATTatataagcttaaaatataaaaattaatggatttatatatattgggcttaaaagtattataaaaattaaaattatttgcaaaataaaataaaactgaaaaatagaaaaagaaaaaaatatgtaaaatttaggttaatttgattatccgctcaaattaattgaaattatttaggtaaattaataggttttaaaaaatctaggtttgttaacaatttgatgttttacaaattcaattaaagATAGTTCGCTCGGATATTAACTGAACCAATTATTTGAATACTTTTAATTGTGTAATGAGTCAACCACATTTGATATGTGTTTTCGGCAAtagaataatgaaaaataaaataagaataaattctttttatttaataaaaatatatttgtataattttcttatacaatagttgtataaatttaaatgaaagtaagagatttgatatttaataattgttgaaaaatatgtttgcactttttatatatttttattttatatcttccaaatacaattttaaaaacttcaatCAAACGTGCTTCATTTttgtaatcttttttttttaaacggAGGccatatttattacataaaagtAAACATAGCGTAGAACTGTAACCAGATGAACAAAAATTGCAGAAGCGAAAATTCTGCCAACCAGGTGACACTagtcattgaagctttgtcctTATAATATGCATTTTTAGACAAAATCAAGCCCCTAAATGCTTCCAGTCCAATGGACAAGATATTGAATATCATTCACAACTTAAATACTCTAAACCAGGCCCACATTCCAAGCACGTTATGGTATATTTATGGAAGACTCCCCAAGTACATTAACTCCATCAGAATACCAAccacaaaatcaaattaaaggcATTGGAATTTGCTTAATCAATaatcacacacacaaaaaaacaaCTGATGGGGATCTCCCCTGAATACTGATAGGccacattaaataattaattagttgaTGGAGTTCCACTTTGATTTTAAAACAACACAAAACGTGACCCCCACCACACCAtacatgcaatgcaatgcaatgcaataaaAAGCGGCCCAACAAACAAGTGCAACCGCAACAGCAACAGCATCATTGCACCAATCTCACCTCAAATAACAAACATCCTTTGCCAACAATCTCCATCTCTTGTATGTTATACCAAACTATTGTCATCCCCCATGAAGTTGTCTTCTCAAACCTAATTACTAATTACGAGGTTCCATATCCCATCCCCCACTGGGTTCCTTCAAAATTAAGCACTCAATTTGCTCATATCAATCATTATAATCGATAATGAAAGCATTAATTCCCTTCAAATCCAAGCTTCTCAACCCATTCAGAAAACTTGTCCCAATCTTCAGCTTCAAGCTCAAAAGGCCACTATTTATACGAGCCCTTAGACTTAGACTTAGAACCCGTTCTCCTCATGCTCAACCCAGAAAAGCTCCAAAAAGAAGTCCTACTTCTGTTTTACGATCTATATTTCGGTGTCTAAGACGGTCGCGAAAGATGGATAAAGTGGCAGAGCTTCGAAGCATTTCAGAGGCAGCAGCAGGGTGCAATAGGGATAGGCTGCTGTTCTCGTCGCCACTGATACCTGCTAACTATATGAAGGTTGGAGGTGGTTCAAGGAAAAGGGAACCCGCAGATGTGGAAGATGCGTGTAGGAGTTTCGAGAATTATTTAGTAGAGATGATTGTGGAAGAAGGGAAAGTGAGCGATTTGATGGATGTGGAAGAGCTCCTATATTGTTGGAAGAACTTGACATGCCCGGTCTTTATAGATTTAGTTTCTCGATTCTATGGGGAGCTTTGCACGGACTTGTTCGCCGGCAATGACGACTACGATGATGACAATGCCAATACACCCTAGTCCCTGgaatttcttttgttaaacaAGCTCCATCATTACTTTTCATTGCTTATACTTGTAATACAAGCATGTAAACCACGATAACAAAGAAAATACATTTAGTGTTGAAAGcacatttgtaaattttttggcTAAGTCGATCCTGTTGTTTTCAGAGAACCCGCAGAGCTagatttgataatatatattaccAGTAAGAACCCAATGTGAAATAGACTACGAAATGTTGGGCATACAAACATGAGTTATCATATCAGAATAAAAACCATTGTACTAGGAAGATGTTATTTTACTTATAGATCACACCGAAGCTCCTTATACCAGCCTGCCAGCAATCccggaaaaggaaaaaaagaaaagaaaagaaaagatttctGTTCTTTTTTAAAAGAACTGTTCAAAGTTCTAACCAGATTTTTGCAAAAGGCTTCCATAAACTAGATTAAGGGAGCAATCGAGACGTCATTTCTCCAATTGCGGGCTCTTTTCCAGATTTTTTTGAGGTCAAATAAACCTTATTAAGTGTTGTATTCAcaactatatattaatttcattctTGTTCatactatttttttcatttgtttttcacAACTATATATTCAGGCTAGAAGGAAACACTGATACAAGACTTTTTCctttggtatttttatttttttatgtaaccTTACCTATTGATTAAATGTTCACTTCTAAGAATAATTTGAGTTTCGAATCACTactttatcaaatatatatatatatatataaggtttTCAAATACCACTATTTCAATATCTGAGATTGGGCAAGATTTATTACCACTCAAGTATATAGGAAACAAATATGCTTCCATGATTAAAGTTCCAAAAGCGATTATTTTCATTCCTACACAGTAAACAGTAAGCACTTGTGAGTACTGAAAATCAgacgaaacaaaaaaaatggtgaatGGAATGAAGGCACGGGCCGAAGTGGAAAGTTCATGCTTCCAGGTCCTGCATTTATACATTTAATCTGCCTCACCTCATCCTCTGCAACTACAAGCAATTATTTAATGCCCTCAAgtaaatgagaaatgaataaaatggctAATCCCCCAGGTTAAAACGGGAAAAGGAATGCGGATAGAACTGCCAAGATTTCTCACAAACAACTTCAAAAGAATGGCAGAACCGGCTTCTTACTGCTCTCAGGACTCATCCGTTTCAAGATACTGCGAATGGGAAGCAGCAAGAAGAGCAGCTCCAATGCCAGAACCATCATTTGAATGCTCAATTTCAATGGTTCGAGATACCTCTTCTCCGACCAATTCATTTAGGGTGTTCTCCAAGCACTCGCGGTATTCCGTATAGTGCTCGTACAGTCCACCATCCATAGCTATCACTGTTTTTTGTTTCTCCCCTCCCTTGATTGTGTCTCTCCCCATTTTCTTCAGAACCCCTAGTACCCCGGCAGCCGAAAGACGTGCCCCACGTGTGGCAACAATGTTGCAGAGCTCAACAATTACCTTTCTCATCTTCAGGGAGGTATTTGATATCTGGAAtacaaaaattgatataaacaaGTTTCGGAACCCGAGTCCACGAAAAGAATCAGATTACCAGATAAGGTCTACATGATATGAAGgacaaaaacaaagaagaaaaggcCAAATATCCAAGTTTTGCCGATCAACAATAACATCTGGAGAAATTTCACAAAGGTTAAAAATATACCTCAAgaatatctttcaaattactGGCTACCACTTTGAGGTCAGGGGAAGTGTCCTGATGCATTGCTGACATGATAGGTGTCCTACATGTTACCCAAGCTCAAATATTACCATTGTGCGGGACTTTGATGAGCCCATCTTTCAGTATAGAAA
This sequence is a window from Gossypium raimondii isolate GPD5lz chromosome 5, ASM2569854v1, whole genome shotgun sequence. Protein-coding genes within it:
- the LOC105771257 gene encoding transcription repressor OFP17 — its product is MKALIPFKSKLLNPFRKLVPIFSFKLKRPLFIRALRLRLRTRSPHAQPRKAPKRSPTSVLRSIFRCLRRSRKMDKVAELRSISEAAAGCNRDRLLFSSPLIPANYMKVGGGSRKREPADVEDACRSFENYLVEMIVEEGKVSDLMDVEELLYCWKNLTCPVFIDLVSRFYGELCTDLFAGNDDYDDDNANTP